One Hippoglossus stenolepis isolate QCI-W04-F060 chromosome 9, HSTE1.2, whole genome shotgun sequence genomic region harbors:
- the cdo1 gene encoding cysteine dioxygenase type 1: MEQTELLKPETLDELIKALHDIFDSDYINVEEVQGVMESYESKPQEWMKYAKFDQYRYTRNLVDEGNGKFNLMILCWGEGHGSSIHDHTDSHCFMKLLQGQLKETLFEWPDCQSHGDMVQRSQRILQENKVAYINDSLGLHRVENVSHTESAVSLHLYSPPFQACQTFDQRTGHRNTVKMTFWSKYGERTPFGTTASQENN; the protein is encoded by the exons ATGGAGCAAACCGAGCTGCTGAAGCCAGAGACGCTGGACGAGCTGATCAAAGCCCTGCACGACATCTTCGACAGTGACTACATCAATGTGGAGGAGGTCCAGGGTGTGATGGAATCTTATGAGAGCAAACCCCAGGAGTGGATGAAGTATGCAAAGTTTGACCAGtacag gtACACAAGGAACTTGGTGGATGAGGGAAACGGGAAGTTTAATCTCATGATTCTGTGCTGGGGTGAAGGACACGGCAG CAGCATCCACGACCACACAGACTCCCACTGTttcatgaagctgctgcagggtCAGCTGAAGGAGACGCTGTTCGAGTGGCCCGACTGTCAATCTCACGGAGATATGGTGCAGAGGTCGCAGAGAATTCTCCAGGAAAACAAGGTTGCTTACATAAACG actccCTGGGCCTGCATCGTGTGGAAAATGTCAGCCACACTGAGAGTGCAGTCAGTTTGCACCTGTACAGTCCCCCTTTCCAGGCGTGCCAGACCTTTGACCAGCGGACAGGCCACAGGAACACTGTCAAGATGACATTCTGGAGCAAATACGGAGAGAGGACTCCTTTT GGGACCACGGCCTCCCAAGAGAACAACTAA
- the ap3s1 gene encoding AP-3 complex subunit sigma-1 isoform X2: MIKAILIFNNHGKPRLSKFYEHYSEDTEQQIIRETFHLVSKRDENVCNFLEGGLLIGGSDYKLIYRHYATLYFVFCVDSSESELGILDLIQVFVETLDKCFENVCELDLIFHVDKVHNILAEMVMGGMVLETNMNEIIMQVDAQNKMEKSETFIFQSTRQDR; the protein is encoded by the exons ATGATTAAAGCCATTTTAATATTCAACAACCATGGCAAACCACGGCTGTCCAAATTCTACGAGCACTAC AGTGAAGACACGGAGCAACAGATCATCAGGGAAACCTTCCACCTGGTCTCGAAAAGAGACGAGAACGTCTGTAATTTCCTAGAAGGAGGACT GTTGATCGGAGGATCAGACTACAAGCTGATCTACAGACACTATGCCACACTGTACTTTGTGTTCTGTGTGGACTCCTCAGAGAGTGAACTAGGAATTTTAGACTTAATCCAG GTATTTGTGGAGACGTTGGACAAATGCTTTGAGAACGTCTGTGAGCTTGACTTAATTTTCCATGTAGATAAG GTCCACAACATCCTGGCAGAGATGGTGATGGGCGGGATGGTCCTGGAGACCAACATGAACGAAATCATCATGCAGGTGGATGCTCAGAACAAGATGGAGAAGTCTGAG aCGTTTATCTTTCAGTCTACCAGGCAGGACAGGTAG
- the ap3s1 gene encoding AP-3 complex subunit sigma-1 isoform X1, translated as MIKAILIFNNHGKPRLSKFYEHYSEDTEQQIIRETFHLVSKRDENVCNFLEGGLLIGGSDYKLIYRHYATLYFVFCVDSSESELGILDLIQVFVETLDKCFENVCELDLIFHVDKVHNILAEMVMGGMVLETNMNEIIMQVDAQNKMEKSEAGIAGAPARAVSAVKNMNLPEMPRNINIGDISIKVPNLPSFK; from the exons ATGATTAAAGCCATTTTAATATTCAACAACCATGGCAAACCACGGCTGTCCAAATTCTACGAGCACTAC AGTGAAGACACGGAGCAACAGATCATCAGGGAAACCTTCCACCTGGTCTCGAAAAGAGACGAGAACGTCTGTAATTTCCTAGAAGGAGGACT GTTGATCGGAGGATCAGACTACAAGCTGATCTACAGACACTATGCCACACTGTACTTTGTGTTCTGTGTGGACTCCTCAGAGAGTGAACTAGGAATTTTAGACTTAATCCAG GTATTTGTGGAGACGTTGGACAAATGCTTTGAGAACGTCTGTGAGCTTGACTTAATTTTCCATGTAGATAAG GTCCACAACATCCTGGCAGAGATGGTGATGGGCGGGATGGTCCTGGAGACCAACATGAACGAAATCATCATGCAGGTGGATGCTCAGAACAAGATGGAGAAGTCTGAG gcCGGCATTGCAGGAGCGCCTGCTCGTGCTGTATCAGCTGTAAAGAACATGAACCTCCCCGAAATGCCCAGAAACATCAACATTGGTGACATCAGCATAAAAGTGCCAAATTTACCCTCCTTCAAATAG